Genomic segment of Andrena cerasifolii isolate SP2316 chromosome 7, iyAndCera1_principal, whole genome shotgun sequence:
gaattaaatattaaattaaattatttagttAAATATGTACATTAAATTGAACTTTTCTATTCTAACTTGTCAAATTAAGaatcaaattaaattttcaatacattaacTAAAATTATTAGAATTTAATTAAGATTTAAATGATTAGTAATATGTTATATATAATACTTGAATGCCTAAATATGTTATATATAATGCTCCAGAACCAGAACATGATCAGAGAGACCAGGAAGATTGTCAATCAAATGACGATCATGATGACAACGAGGATGACGATCATGATAATATCGAGGATGACGATCATGATGACATCGAGGATGACATCGACGATGATGTCGATGACGCTACTCATAATAATTATCAAAATTATGATGATGAATATATATAGATTTATAAACATGTATAGTATCCATGATATGTGTTTAGCGAGCAAAGCGTCGATTTTGTAGGAGGTTGTAAATCTCCTCGACACAATGTCACTTACTCTTACGACGTCTTGCGGTCATAAGAGCTCACTGGATTCGAAGGTTACTGATAGGTGTGTCGTTCAATAAAATGAGACACCCCGATTAATAAGTAACAATGAATAAgtaactttattattcttcaatgAGACAGCCCTGGTGTATGCGGGTACAAAAGATATGATTCGGTGCGAATACGTTCGATTTCTGTTGGCTTCTGCCCCCGGAGGAGCTTGACTTCACGCAGGAAGACTATGGAACCTCCTTCAGAGGGTGTGTCTTAGAAAAAAGAGGTGGTCGAAACTATTAGCTATTGGTGAGACGCGATGTGGAAATGGTTCATGGAAAATGCAACGGAAAGGGAAATCTTAACGAATAATCAGCCCATGAGCCGGTCGCCGCACGGCCATCTGTTTATTATTGCGGCTGTCTGGAGACCCTTGGCCGTGACTCGGGTAGATTGCCTGAATTTTCACGTCAAGTACCGTAACGCTAAAAGTTTACAACCCTCGTATCAAGTCTACGAGgcgcggactgacagaccgaatgTCTAACAGATGTGGCGTCGAAAAGGACAAGGCATCCTTGTGCGTCCTTAGTGGTCTGGTGAAGCTAACGCTCAACATACCGCCCCCTTTTGAACGGttacgtttaataataaagagAGAACAAGAAAAACGCTAAGATACTAAGCATACGCAACTGAATATAAAGGTCACGGTTTGCTGTGTCTTGTACAATGATGACTGCGTCGTTACACGAAATTTGTACATGGATACGTAATTACAGTGTGACGCCCATAATTTACCAAGTAAGCTTATTAGATtaaatacagagagagagaaaaaaaacttgTGATTAATGCATACATGCTAACTTATTGTACTTTGCAGTAAGCTACAATAgaacagatatatatatatatatatatatatatatatatatatatatatataaaagaaaaaatccaCATAGGATTACCCTCAATCATTACTCCTCCAACAACAACGGAGCTAGTTTCTTAACACTACGCTTGTATATCCCGTTTATAGTTTTTACTGTCACCACACGGACGATACCATCCTCACCAGGATGTAAGGCAATGATGCGTCCCATGGGCCAGTGTAATGGTGGTGAATTGTCCTCCCTCAAAATGACCAGCGTACCTTCGGTTATGGCAGGTACCTGGTCTCCATGCCATTTCTTCCTGACTGACAATGCGTTCAGGTAGTCCTTGTACCATCTATGCCAGAAATGCTGGCGAAGCTGCTGCACATGTTGCCAGGAGGACAGACGACCTGTTTTGATGTCAGTGAGGTCGCACTCGGGAGTGCTTGTTAATGAGTCCCCAATTAGGAAATGACCGGGTGTCAATGGTGTTAAATCATTGGGGTCAGTCGATAAAGGAGTTAATGGTCGGGAATTAAGAATGGCCTCTATTTCAGTCAAACAAGTAACTAATTCTTCGAACGTGAGCAACGTGTTGCCTAAAATGCGTATAAGATGGTGCTTTACTGACTTAACTGCCGCTTCCCATAGCCCACCAAAGTGTGGGCTACGGGGAGGAATGAAATGCCAACGGACATGTTGGTCTAATAGAAACTTCTGAACGTGATCATTATGTTCTTCTGACAGAATCATTTTTCGGACCTTTTGCAACTCATGATTAGCACCTACAAAGTTAGTGCCATTGTCGCTGTATATATCTGTACTTCTTCCTCGCCTAGCAAAAAACCGTTTTAAGGCTGCAAGAAACGCGTCGGATGTCAAATCGCCTACCAATTCTATATGAACTGCTCTCGTGCTGAAGCATACGAAAACGGCTACATAAACTTTGATTTTCTTCGTATTTCGATGTTTCTTCTCTTTTATAAAGAGTGGACCGCAATAATCAACACCGGTGATCAAGAATGGTCGCTGGAAGGTGACTCTGTCCTTCGGGAGTTGTCCCATTGGATACTGAAATGTTATAGGTGCCAATTTCTGACAGGTAGTACACCTCTGAATGACGGATTTTACCACGACCATTCCATTCACAGGCCAATATTTTTGTCGTACCGCATGCAGCGTACCCTGCGCCCCAATGTGCCCATGGGCAACGTGCGCTTCTCGTATAAGCAAACTGGTCACATGATGTTTCTGAGGTAACAACACCGGATGTTTTGTTGAATACGGTAAATTTGACTTCTCGAGCCTTCCCCCTACTCTTAAAAGCCCGTTGTCATCAATGAACGGACATAATGCTTTAAACCGAGTGATGTGACTATGTGCTGAATTGGCCTTGAGATCATGTAATTCCTTTGAAAATACTGCACCCTGCACCATTTTTATTATCCGAACTCGTGCCCGTTGTAATTCGTCCAATGTCATTGGACCTATCTGCTTCGCCTTTGTGTAAGCGTTGTTACAAAATCTCAAGCAGTACGCAACGACCCGAGTTAACATGGCAAATGATGAATACCTTTCTAAAAATTGGACCTCAGAATGGGATGCTACACTCAACACTACTACCTTCCGTTTCTCGGGAAGTTCAATCGGCTGCAAATTGGTCTGCGGCCACGTGTCTTCTGTCTGAGATAACCAATGAGGCCCACTGAACCAAATGTTCGTTGCAAGAAATTCCGGGACACTGGCCCCCCTTGAAAGTATATCCGCGGCATTGTCCTGCGACGGTACGTGAGACCATTGATCTGGGCTCGTGTCTTGCTGTATTTGACTCACGCGATTTGCAACAAACTGCTTGAGCGTGTGTGGTGCAGTATGTATCCAATGCAATGTGATCGTCGAATCCGACCAAAACATTACTTTCTCAAACGACACATCAATTGCTTTAATAACAGTACGATACAGTTTCGCGAGTAACACTGCAGCACACAGCTCCAACCTAGGCAGTGATTGCACCTTTAATGGTGCCACCCTAGATCTTGACGAAACTAGCCGTACCCCCGACTTAGACTTGCCATCCGTTGTCCTAATATATATGCAAGCTCCGTAAGCTCTCTCACTTGTATCACAAAACCCGTGTAACTGGAGGACTCTGTGATTATCGCCTATAACGCGCCGAGGAATGACCAATTCCTCGAGTGATTTTAATTGAGACTCAAAAGTGACCCACGCGCTGTGAATATCCACTGGGACCGACTCATCCCAATCGAGGTGACACTTCCAAAGGGCCTGCATTATAAGTTTTGCTTGCACAATCACCGGACCTACTAATCCGAGTGGGTCAAAAAGCTGTGCGATTCGTGATAGAATAGTCCGCTTTGTAACCCTTTGCAACGGTTCCACATACTTAATTGTATAACCTAAACTATCTGGCTTGGCTTTCCAAAACAACCCCAAAGTTTTCTTGCCATCTGTGGCATCTAAAACCATGTGATCACTATGATCAGTATTCCCTAACGATTCTACTAACTGGGATTCGTTTGACAACCACTGTCGCAGTTGAAAACCCCCCTTTGCTGTGATGCTAATCAAGTCATCCCTTAAAAGCAATGCCTCGTCAAAACTCTGTGCCCCAGTCAAAACATCATCTATgtaaaaatcatttaataacACCTTCGCGGCGACTGGATGCGTTTTACCTTCATCGTGCGCGAGTTGGTGCAATGTTCGAACTGCCATAAACGGAGCTGATGCGGTTCCATACGTCACAGTATTCAGCTGGTACGTTTTAATTGGATTCGCGATATTTTCGCGCCAAAGAATTTTGTGATATTTTCTATCAGCTACGTTCAAATCTACCTGTCTGTACATCTTTGCAATGTCAGCGGTCAGGACGTATTTATGCACTCGAAAACGCGTGACTAAACTAACTAAGTCTTGCTGAATGGTGGGTCCTACCATTAATGTACTGTTTAATGTTACACCCGATGACGACTGTGCAGATGCATCGAACACTACTCGAATTTTAGTCGTGACACTGTCTGTTTTTATGACTGGGTGATGGGGTAAATAACAACCGGCGTTAACATCGTCGACGATTTCAGTCATGTGATTGAGCTGTTCATATTCCCTTAAGAAAGCTACGTATTGTGATTTCCTGTCTAGATTTCTATTCAGAGACCGCTCCAGACTGAGATACCGTTTCATAGCCATGTGATATGTTTCTCCTAACTTGTCTTTGTTATCGTTAAAAGGCAGACTCACTGTGTACCTGCCACTCATAGAATCGCGACTCGTGTGTGAAGCGTAATGCTCCTCACATGCTTGTTCTTCGGGCGAACAGATTTTTCCTGAAGGGCATTCTTCGAGATTCCAAAACTTACTAATATCAGCATGAAGTGTTTCGAAAGTCAAATGGCAATTGACTGGTCGGATTTCCTGGTTTTCTAAGTATTTTCCAACGACAATCCAACCCAATAGCGTTTTCTGCAATTTAGCGTTGGGATCCTTTAATGCGATGCGTCCCACGCTCATGAGATCCCAAAAATATTCTCCCCCGATAATCCCGTCTATCTCGCCAGGCAAGTGAAATGTAGGGTCAGCTAAATGTATTCCAGCAGGAATTTCTAATGCTTCTCTATAAATTACATCCTGTGGCAGTGGTTGTGAAACCTCCTTAGCTACTAGAAAGTTTACATTGAAATTGTATCCCGAGCAACGCGATTTGATTTGtgcttgtgttattttattgatCTCAGATGACATTGCGTTTGTCCCACGAAGAGGAACAACAATTGGTTGAGTACGCAACCCAATCCGTTTGCATGCGCGCTCAGATAGGAAATGCGAATCTGCACACGAATCCAATACAACGCGGCAGCTATGGGTTTTCCCGGCCCCGTTTACGATATCAATAATAGTGGTAGCAAAGATTATTTTCGGCCGACCCTTGAATGCGGCACAGGTACTATTTACCTGCACGGCCGGTGGTATGGGCGTCGGCTCCGCATGCAATAGCGTATGGTGTCGGTTATGACACCGACGGCAGGTAGTTGCTTGGCAATTGTTCACCATATGATTTCGGCGTAAACAGTTGAAACACAACTGCTTCTCCTTTACTAATTTCGATCGCTCTGGTACCGAAAGCTTAACGAATTGCTCACAATTCTGAGAAACATGAGATCCTctacaaaagttacagaatgctGTTGTCTGCGTGGCCAGTACCGTATTTGACCGTAATTCTCGCGCAGGCGGTTTATTGCGGGTTGACTGAGAATACCGATTACGATTATTGCCCTGCGCTTGAGGTGGTGACGCACCTGAGGTTTCCGGTGAACCTACAGGCTCAATCACCTTGCATCGGTCGTGTAAAAACAGAAACAATTCGTCCATCATTGGAAAGGGAGTGCTTTTATTCTGTTCCTTCCATTTCAACACTGTCTCGTTATCCAATTTGGACGTGAGCAAATGGATAAGCAGTGTATCGACGGTCAGTTGCTCTAATGATTTTAACGAGCGATAATGCGCTTCTACGCGGTTTACAAACACTCTCAATTCGCTGTAGGATGATTTTAATACCGGTGACGTATCGAATAGCGCTTTGATATGATTGGCGACTATGACAGCCGGCTGATTATAGCGCTTCTCTAACAGACCCCACGCGACTGTGTAATTGTTTGCCGAATTCCCTACTGATTCTATAGTTTTGGCGGCTTCGTCCTTTAGGCACGACCGCAAGTACATTAGTTTTTTACAATCGTTGATCTTTGGATTCTCTTGTATTGATGAACGAAACTGATCAGAAAACCCAGGCCACTCCTCGTAGACTCCAGCAAACACGGGCAGATtgatttttggcaaatatatatcGCTATCTATAGACTCGGTGTGCGATTGTGGTGATGCTCGACTGATAGGCGTTTCGACTCCGACCGCACCTCTCACTTCTAATGTTGCTAATGATTGTGCGACAGACTTCACGCGCTCTAATATGTCCAAAGCACGCGCCTTACAAGTACCAAACATGGATTTTATTGAAACTCGTTCACGCATATAATCCCCGGTTTCATCTGCTGCATCTAAATCAATCTGAGTTTTGCAAAAGATCGCGTATTCCGTCTCGATCTCGTTGTATTGCACTTTGATCTCACTACCAGACATTCCGGATTCGTACCCCTCTATTAAAAGCCTAAAGTTCTCCAACTCTAACTTGAAAGCTTCGCGTCTTAACTTCAGAGTTTTAATACGTTCTTCTACAGAAGGAGGCATGTtgcggtttctttttttttctttttcgacaATGGAAATACGGATATGAGAGATTAGGATTCGCACACGGATTCAGGGAAGAACTCAAAAAACAAGCGCTCGGACTCACGTTACTGACGTCCCTGGATCCTTCCGATGCAATGCTGGACTTGGCGTTGTATGGGCTGCTGACCGACGCACCGCTGATGGTTACAGCTGATGTCCAAGCCGGTATCTCGTCGCATCCGCCACTGCTATATTTGATGACCCACAATGGATCAGGTAGCGATCCTCCTTCCTAGGTGCTCTGCGACTCTGCTACGGCACGTTGTCGTACCCCTGGATCTCAGCTACTGGACTCCTTAATGTTGAAGTCGCTCTGCGCAACTGGACATCAGATGCTGGCCTCCTTGTTGTTGGCGTGCATGATGCACCAATCACGTTCACAGCACTTGTATATTGTTCTTGATGATGCGGATCAGTGCTCCTCTGGCACAGTAAaagatccggctcgaaggaccaaaatgttTAGCGAGCAAAGCGTCGATTTTGTAGGAGGTTGTAAATCTCCTCGACACAATGTCACTTACTCTTACGACGTCTTGCGGTCATAAGAGCTCACTGGATTCGAAGGTTACTGATAGGTGTGTCGTTCAATAAAATGAGACACCCCGATTAATAAGTAACAATGAATAAgtaactttattattcttcaatgAGACAGCCCTGGTGTATGCGGGTACAAAAGATATGATTCGGTGCGAATACGTTCGATTTCTGTTGGCTTCTGCCCCCGGAGGAGCTTGACTTCACGCAGGAAGACTATGGAACCTCCTTCAGAGGGTGTGTCTTAGAAAAAAGAGGTGGTCGAAACTATTAGCTATTGGTGAGACGCGATGTGGAAATGGTTCATGGAAAATGCAACGGAAAGGGAAATCTTAACGAATAATCAGCCCATGAGCCGGTCGCCGCACGGCCATCTGTTTATTATTGCGGCTGTCTGGAGACCCTTGGCCGTGACTCGGGTAGATTGCCTGAATTTTCACGTCAAGTACCGTAACGCTAAAAGTTTACAACCCTCGTATCAAGTCTACGAGgcgcggactgacagaccgaatgTCTAACAGATGTGGCGTCGAAAAGGACAAGGCATCCTTGTGCGTCCTTAGTGGTCTGGTGAAGCTAACGCTCAACAATATGTGTATGAATTATTATGAACTAAGATAAATTCATACAACTCGCCAAATTGCACCTTTCTTTACCTCAACCAACAGCAAGACTTTTGGTGACTCCTGCCAAGCCGTTTGTTCCACGATATGGATGGCAGCAAATGTTTTTCTTACACTACTTAATGTAAACAATTAGCCCAAAAAAATTCAGCTTTAAATATATGACCGCGGCGGAGAAAGTTAATTTTGAATCGCACTCGTCCTGGAGATGTAGgtaacgcggcgcggcgcgtggcGTTGCACCTTTGGTGGCTCCTGCCAAGGCTTTTGTCCCGTGATAGGACTGGCAGCAATCGTTTTTCTTCGATTTTGTGATATAAACTACCACCAcaaaaaatttcagctttaaacatTTTAGTCAAtggatttcatttttttaacatgtTTATAGGAGTGGCAGTAGCATGCCGTTCCACAACTAAGGTGGCAGCAGATCATTTTTCGGTGTTTTATGGTGTCTATTGTTAGtacaaaaatttccaaatttaaacaaataagaattttgcacaatattttcTTACATAATTGATACGCTGCTGATAAGCGTTGTTCCGCTAGTGCGCTGGCAGGAGGTCGTTTTGTTGATCTGTAGTACAAATATAGTAGAACAAAAGATAAACCAACTTTAAACAAATGAGACATCAAAAAGTGTCGCTGGCTCCCGGACTATAAcgtgggtagacccagagccgcgcggaaccttgcggtagaagagaacgtgttggacgccataaacgatgatccaaccctcagcgtgcgcgacttgagccgccgcctagagtaagtcacagtacaagataactgcagcaattattaattgaggaaaacaaatgttatctaataatggatgtttctgcattttcttctagtgccagcagaatgacggtacaccgaactctgagggaaaacatgttgcatccgtacagctatgtacgggtgcaacatttgcaccccggggatggcgaccagcgggttgagtatttagtgtggctgttgggagaagtgcagcggaatccgtcgttctgcaaatacatattgtggacggacgaagcactcttcaatagggaagggtgcttcaattcccacaatcggcatttgtggagcgacgagaatccactagcgcttcggacacgcgcagcacaagtccgttggtcgattaatgtatgggccggcatttgtggcgagtacatcgttgggccgtacatgctgccagacaggatggcccagcgtataaagtgtttttagagcatgttctgccggatctcatgaaccatattccaaatgagatccgacggaacatgttctatcagcaagacgggactggacctcactacgccacaattgcccgcgactacctaaatcaaaccttccaggacaggtggatcggccgcggcggtcctgttgcgtggcccccacggtcaccggatatgaccccgctggattttttcttctggggctacctgaaggtaatttcattattgctgttactttttcttataagtattcttttcttacttacgttttgtatttgttgtacaacaatcatttcaggatgaggtgtaccgtcagccactggatacactggaagacatagttgttcgaattcacgctgcagtagcaaatattacgccacaaacattgctggccgtccaaaggcaagtgattgtacgcgctgaggcgtgcatagacgctgagggtggtcacatcgagcaactgctcaaataacagtaatcggcccctttcggggccaccaattttatgacgtaggaacaacacgttccatgaaaagtaaattaagtgatcagtgttagtggccgtgcagtgaagtgaatattcggtacattaacccgcatgcacttgacgttgcgatccttacctttgggtggtgtcgtatacctgcgatcagctgagcactgggcgcaaccctaccataaatcttttcgtccaccgatgaccaggatcggcacagtgacctacttagtgacacaggtttccgtaaaggaaggaaaggaaggaaaggaatgcccataggggtgagtgttatttaatttattagtgattattaggtgtagaaataaattctgttcgattttagggttcaataaaagtttgatttaaaaaatatgaaaacaactcaatcatcgaaataatttccattattgttaattatcttttaccatttttctggtagcttacg
This window contains:
- the LOC143371162 gene encoding uncharacterized protein LOC143371162, producing MHTCSFQRNFLPLIVDGKRWMINFNANGSKASNYLVQYRKSYLNRKPTIMKNQNMIRETRKIVNQMTIMMTTRMTIMIISRMTIMMTSRMTSTMMSMTLLIIIIKIMMMNIYRFINMYSIHDMCLASKASIL